A single region of the Penaeus chinensis breed Huanghai No. 1 chromosome 41, ASM1920278v2, whole genome shotgun sequence genome encodes:
- the LOC125047516 gene encoding uncharacterized protein LOC125047516: MYIPEYYYYIAGGVLALLAILICCCKKKERPPQEQRQVLRRPSTLDLHGYTVRDAKLLTEEFLRSHRHQEVRIITGRGKHNPYGDAPIKHATIKDLNRMGLTFRYENEGCLLVNA; encoded by the exons ACATTGCCGGAGGCGTACTTGCCCTTCTCGCGATTCTCATATGCTGttgtaagaagaaggagag GCCGCCTCAGGAGCAGAGGCAGGTGTTGCGGCGCCCTTCGACGCTCGATCTCCATGGATATACCGTGAGAGACGCCAAACTATTGACGGAAGAGTTTCTCAGAAGCCACAGACATCAGGAGGTGCGAATAATCACCGGGCGAGGAAAGCACAACCCGTACGGCGATGCTCCAATCAAACATGCCACTATTAAGGATTTAAATCGCATGGGACTCACCTTCCGTTACGAAAATGAAGGCTGCCTATTGGTCAATGCTTGA